From a single Nitrogeniibacter mangrovi genomic region:
- a CDS encoding aminotransferase class V-fold PLP-dependent enzyme, whose translation MPGLLPDVDPDGLLEYSVVYTDRALNHMSQQFQTVMRDVSRILKQVYHADAVAIVPGGGTFGMEAVARQFATGKHCLVLRNGWFSFRWTQIFEMGHIPASHTVLKARRISDEAQAPFAPAPIDEVVAAIRAEKPAVVFAPHVETASGMILPDAYLQAVAEATHEVGGLFVLDCIASGTVWVDMAAVGVDILISAPQKGWSGSPGCAMVMMNARARTAIDATTSTSFAADLKKWLQIMETYEGGGHAYHATMPTDGITLMRDTMVEMEGIGFDTLKAAQIELGAKVRALLESHDFKSVAAPGFQAPGVVVSYTHDTEIHTGKAFIAQGLQTAAGVPLQCDEPPDYRTFRVGLFGLDKLTHIDRTVRHLAVALEAMG comes from the coding sequence GTGCCAGGCTTGCTACCCGACGTCGATCCCGACGGACTGCTCGAATACTCGGTGGTGTATACCGACCGTGCGCTCAATCACATGTCGCAGCAATTCCAGACGGTCATGCGCGACGTCTCCCGCATCCTCAAGCAGGTGTATCACGCCGATGCGGTCGCCATCGTCCCCGGCGGCGGCACCTTCGGCATGGAGGCGGTCGCGCGCCAGTTCGCCACCGGCAAGCACTGCCTGGTCCTGCGCAACGGCTGGTTCAGCTTCCGCTGGACGCAGATCTTCGAGATGGGCCACATCCCGGCCAGCCACACGGTGCTCAAGGCGCGCCGCATCAGCGACGAGGCACAGGCGCCCTTCGCCCCGGCGCCCATCGACGAGGTGGTCGCTGCCATTCGCGCCGAAAAACCCGCCGTGGTCTTCGCCCCGCATGTGGAAACGGCTTCCGGCATGATCCTGCCCGACGCCTACCTCCAGGCCGTGGCCGAGGCCACCCACGAAGTGGGCGGCCTGTTCGTGCTCGACTGCATCGCCTCCGGCACGGTGTGGGTGGACATGGCGGCCGTCGGCGTCGACATCCTCATCAGCGCCCCGCAAAAGGGCTGGAGCGGCTCGCCGGGCTGCGCCATGGTGATGATGAACGCGCGCGCCCGCACTGCCATCGACGCCACCACCAGCACCAGCTTCGCGGCCGACCTCAAGAAGTGGCTGCAGATCATGGAAACCTACGAAGGCGGCGGCCACGCCTACCACGCCACCATGCCCACCGACGGCATCACGCTCATGCGCGACACCATGGTGGAGATGGAAGGCATCGGCTTCGACACCCTCAAGGCCGCGCAGATCGAACTGGGCGCCAAGGTGCGCGCGCTGCTCGAATCGCACGACTTCAAGAGTGTCGCCGCCCCCGGCTTCCAGGCCCCCGGCGTGGTGGTGAGCTACACCCACGACACCGAAATCCACACCGGCAAGGCCTTCATCGCCCAGGGCCTGCAGACCGCCGCCGGCGTGCCCCTGCAGTGCGACGAACCGCCCGACTACCGCACCTTCCGGGTCGGCCTGTTCGGCCTCGACAAGCTCACCCACATCGACCGCACGGTCAGGCATCTGGCCGTGGCGCTGGAAGCGATGGGCTGA
- a CDS encoding type VI secretion system Vgr family protein codes for MLPAFTSDTRLFELSWHASGPPVLVEAWWGREALSQGFELCVDVLSTDAHIALKRFLGRAVTLWSVLPDGHRQGRSALVRAAFALGADGGFGRYRLVLVPWVWCLTQTRNNRVFQDKRVEQIVEQVFAGYHDVAAWQWGEEVEAFLARVRPRSYCVQYGETDYAFVSRLLAEEGIGWCVEEDEAAPAGHRMRLFADSARFAEDVQSAAGDIRFHRADSQEDSDAIVALGAHRRLGVGVGATLSYDYKAKAAVAASLPSRQRPGGPNAPVLEDYDDAGLYAYADRTEAEHYAALGLEAREARFKHFVGRGSVRSFRPGHAFTLAESPLDALIASPEDATDAAATRFALRETLHVGINNLSGEAMAAVARRLSASQRTEAWEYTEPTPDIAHAPRILDAAVLALAEQRGYANRFEAQRLSVPWRAVLEDGTGARLNPRPTAPGPMSAIVVGPRGEAHPSGADELYCDRYGRIKVRFHWQEGREADDQLTCWLRVASRQAGAGMGWHSLPRIGQEVLVGFMNDDIDRPVVIGALYNGRGEGGIRPTPGGDTSGEADRSAADAIFDQATDHSPSGQGNLAAGNSPAWHGGAADSHGHPAALTGIKTKEFGAHGRFAGHNQLVFDDTDEQQRIQLKSTESASEFNLGHLIHQADNYRGSFRGTGIELRTDAWGALRAGSGLLMSTWAKGSPSEPAGDNSAGMALLRQAGTLARTLSNAARTHQTVQLASAIGTSGAGRSHIDPDAAPIDALHTVASGMVDSTRFDTARADAADKRTATGPNAVPHLLEPAIVQAARAGLAMVAGQHLQWTVGETATVMSGQDTNLAVAGKTRIHTGQAIGLLAGAISAGDQNTGIQLIAAKGDIDLQAQSDAMKFQAKQDLKLVSASANIDFAAAKKVVLSVGGGASITIDGGITVQCPGTITVHASAKSFSGPTSLSYDAPAFMPPDGFHAQPVLSWEGMDAPVVNRRFRATLEDGRVVEGRTDAHGRAAIAETAGFQHASVEILPDDD; via the coding sequence ATGCTGCCCGCTTTCACCTCCGACACCCGCCTGTTCGAGCTCAGTTGGCACGCCTCCGGCCCGCCGGTGCTGGTCGAGGCGTGGTGGGGGCGCGAGGCGCTGTCGCAGGGCTTCGAGTTGTGTGTGGATGTGCTGTCCACCGACGCCCACATCGCCCTCAAGCGGTTCCTCGGCCGTGCGGTCACGCTGTGGAGCGTGTTGCCCGACGGCCATCGACAGGGTCGTAGCGCGCTGGTGCGCGCCGCCTTCGCGCTCGGCGCCGACGGCGGCTTCGGCCGCTACCGGCTGGTCCTCGTGCCGTGGGTCTGGTGCCTGACGCAAACACGCAACAACCGCGTGTTCCAGGACAAGCGTGTGGAGCAGATCGTCGAGCAGGTCTTCGCCGGGTACCACGACGTGGCCGCCTGGCAGTGGGGCGAGGAAGTGGAGGCGTTTCTCGCCCGGGTGCGCCCGCGCAGCTATTGTGTTCAATATGGCGAGACCGACTATGCCTTCGTCTCCCGCCTGCTGGCCGAGGAAGGCATCGGCTGGTGCGTGGAAGAAGACGAGGCCGCTCCGGCCGGCCACCGCATGCGCCTGTTCGCCGACAGCGCCCGCTTTGCCGAGGACGTCCAGTCCGCGGCCGGCGACATCCGCTTTCACCGCGCCGATTCGCAGGAGGACTCGGACGCCATCGTCGCCCTGGGGGCGCACCGTCGGCTCGGCGTCGGTGTGGGCGCCACCCTCAGCTACGACTACAAGGCCAAGGCCGCCGTCGCCGCCAGCCTGCCCAGCCGGCAGCGCCCGGGCGGCCCCAACGCCCCGGTGCTGGAGGACTACGACGATGCCGGGCTCTATGCTTATGCCGACCGCACCGAGGCCGAGCACTACGCCGCCTTGGGCCTGGAGGCGCGCGAGGCCCGCTTCAAGCATTTCGTCGGCCGCGGCAGCGTGCGCAGCTTCCGCCCCGGCCACGCCTTCACCCTCGCCGAATCGCCGCTCGACGCCCTGATCGCCTCGCCCGAGGACGCCACCGACGCGGCGGCCACCCGCTTCGCCCTGCGCGAGACCCTGCACGTGGGCATCAACAATCTCTCCGGCGAGGCCATGGCCGCCGTCGCCCGGCGCCTGTCCGCCAGCCAGCGCACCGAAGCGTGGGAGTACACCGAACCGACGCCCGACATCGCCCACGCTCCGCGCATCCTGGATGCCGCCGTGCTCGCCCTGGCCGAGCAACGCGGCTACGCCAACCGTTTCGAGGCCCAGCGCCTGTCCGTGCCCTGGCGCGCCGTGCTCGAAGACGGCACCGGCGCGCGCCTCAATCCACGCCCCACCGCCCCCGGTCCCATGAGCGCCATCGTCGTCGGTCCTCGGGGCGAAGCACATCCCTCCGGGGCCGACGAGCTGTACTGCGACAGATACGGCCGCATCAAGGTGCGCTTCCACTGGCAGGAAGGGCGCGAAGCGGACGATCAGCTCACCTGCTGGCTGCGCGTGGCCAGCCGTCAGGCCGGCGCCGGCATGGGCTGGCACAGCCTGCCGCGCATCGGCCAGGAGGTGCTCGTCGGCTTCATGAACGACGACATCGACCGCCCCGTCGTCATCGGCGCGCTGTACAACGGCCGGGGCGAGGGCGGCATCCGTCCCACGCCCGGCGGTGACACCAGCGGCGAGGCCGACCGGAGCGCCGCGGATGCCATTTTCGACCAGGCCACCGACCACAGCCCCTCGGGCCAGGGCAACCTGGCCGCCGGCAACAGCCCCGCCTGGCACGGCGGCGCGGCCGACAGCCACGGCCACCCGGCCGCGCTCACCGGCATCAAAACCAAGGAATTCGGCGCCCACGGCCGCTTCGCCGGCCACAACCAGCTCGTCTTCGACGACACCGACGAACAACAAAGAATCCAGCTCAAAAGCACCGAATCGGCCTCGGAGTTCAATCTCGGGCACCTCATCCACCAGGCCGACAACTACCGCGGCTCCTTCCGCGGCACCGGCATCGAGCTGCGCACCGACGCCTGGGGCGCGCTCAGAGCCGGCAGCGGCCTGCTCATGAGCACCTGGGCCAAGGGTTCGCCCAGCGAGCCGGCGGGCGACAACAGCGCCGGCATGGCCTTGTTGAGGCAGGCCGGCACCCTCGCCCGGACACTGTCGAACGCTGCCAGAACGCACCAGACCGTGCAGCTGGCCAGCGCCATCGGCACCTCCGGCGCGGGCCGCAGCCACATCGACCCGGACGCCGCCCCCATCGACGCCCTGCATACCGTGGCCAGCGGCATGGTCGACAGCACGCGCTTCGACACCGCCCGCGCCGATGCCGCCGACAAGCGCACCGCAACGGGCCCGAACGCCGTCCCGCACCTGCTCGAGCCGGCCATCGTCCAGGCCGCGCGGGCGGGGCTGGCCATGGTCGCGGGGCAGCACCTGCAATGGACGGTGGGCGAGACCGCCACCGTCATGAGCGGCCAGGACACCAACCTGGCCGTCGCCGGCAAGACCCGCATCCACACCGGCCAGGCCATCGGCCTGCTCGCCGGCGCCATCTCGGCCGGCGACCAGAACACCGGCATCCAGCTCATCGCCGCCAAGGGCGATATCGACCTGCAGGCCCAGAGCGACGCGATGAAGTTTCAGGCGAAGCAGGATCTGAAGCTCGTCTCGGCCAGCGCCAACATCGACTTCGCGGCGGCGAAGAAGGTGGTGCTGTCGGTCGGTGGCGGCGCGAGCATCACCATCGATGGCGGCATCACCGTGCAGTGCCCGGGGACGATCACGGTGCATGCCAGTGCGAAGAGTTTCTCGGGGCCGACGAGCTTGAGCTACGACGCCCCGGCGTTCATGCCGCCGGACGGCTTCCACGCGCAGCCGGTACTGAGCTGGGAGGGTATGGATGCCCCGGTGGTCAATCGCCGTTTCCGCGCCACCCTGGAAGACGGGCGCGTGGTCGAAGGGCGCACCGATGCGCACGGGCGGGCCGCCATTGCCGAGACCGCCGGCTTTCAGCATGCGAGCGTCGAAATCCTGCCGGACGACGACTGA
- a CDS encoding T6SS effector phospholipase Tle3 domain-containing protein, producing the protein MDMDKFSPNRRIHEARIKGERIATYTNVPKCTSPDRPVSVRPPLPGVVILVHGVNDIGEAYPTQAAGLCEGLNLRLGRKDITPGTWDVPRACPEQRRASFERRADAQGYNAIIPFYWGYRPVDMATFEADQQRYEEELRRRGPAGAEAPYDAYYVEGRSNPRTGYQNTDCFGNWLDEHFCKNGGVFANATTNLIDMWGPGGDIFGLAKWLSSQDQDLSHAIFDNPHRIYMVNAAQRLANLILMIRANKASRDDSLNIVAHSQGTLVSMLANYLVSIDDSGLRPADCLILNHSPYSLETPFLERHQSFGPQQSKRARRETLANLCRLIDAHRTPAPSAAALVCEGMLNPGVANKPGHLNDNHGKVFNYFCPHDGTVSLRNVQGIGWQGVPVAEAGQFGAAFVQRLFLDGRALATPPGKMQLPDLKRASITTNSDVPTGEVRDINAPQLPDFGYVFQRPGGCAYLGASDWGVDSAAQGETGRNVKTEVMDDPRREAGWASSSFPFTRTEQAEVERAFKAQGKDWEIISVSGANARGKIMVTRYMTEQEMLERARRTETSNSNHSAIVLDQNASCYAAAFDLALGRCRSYDWSKIDGGAFWQKLLRVADWRDSDIKFDRDYYTQGVLPPDIKQQMNKPPTIPGIVNESTEARLYSSELQNIDERIAAHEQHKGQWPKLEWEEKMRSLQMQRRSIVQAREYALEKQSRFPVVHGE; encoded by the coding sequence ATGGACATGGACAAGTTCTCGCCCAACCGGCGCATCCATGAAGCCCGCATCAAGGGCGAGCGGATCGCGACCTACACCAACGTGCCCAAGTGCACGAGCCCCGACAGGCCCGTCAGCGTCAGGCCGCCGCTACCCGGCGTCGTGATCCTCGTCCATGGCGTCAACGACATCGGCGAAGCCTACCCCACGCAGGCCGCCGGCCTGTGCGAAGGGCTCAACCTGCGCCTGGGCCGCAAGGACATCACCCCGGGCACCTGGGATGTGCCGCGTGCCTGCCCCGAGCAGCGCCGGGCCAGCTTCGAGCGTCGCGCCGACGCCCAAGGCTACAACGCCATCATCCCCTTCTACTGGGGCTACCGCCCGGTGGACATGGCCACCTTTGAGGCCGATCAGCAGCGCTACGAAGAAGAACTGCGACGCCGCGGTCCGGCCGGCGCCGAGGCACCCTACGACGCCTACTACGTCGAGGGCCGATCCAATCCGAGAACCGGCTACCAGAACACCGATTGCTTCGGCAACTGGCTCGACGAACACTTCTGCAAGAACGGCGGCGTGTTCGCCAATGCGACGACCAACCTGATCGACATGTGGGGGCCGGGCGGCGACATCTTCGGGTTGGCCAAGTGGCTTTCGAGCCAGGATCAAGACTTGAGCCACGCCATCTTCGACAACCCTCATCGCATCTACATGGTCAATGCCGCGCAACGGCTGGCGAATCTGATACTGATGATTCGTGCGAACAAGGCGTCTCGCGATGATTCGCTCAACATCGTGGCGCACAGTCAGGGTACTTTGGTGTCGATGCTCGCAAACTACCTCGTGTCAATCGACGATTCGGGACTTCGCCCCGCCGACTGCCTCATCCTCAACCACTCTCCCTACAGCCTGGAAACCCCCTTTTTGGAACGCCACCAGTCTTTCGGCCCGCAGCAGTCGAAGCGCGCGCGCCGCGAGACGCTGGCGAATCTGTGCCGGCTCATCGACGCGCATCGCACGCCGGCCCCGTCGGCCGCGGCGCTGGTGTGCGAGGGCATGCTCAATCCCGGGGTCGCGAACAAGCCTGGCCATCTGAACGACAACCACGGCAAGGTCTTCAATTACTTCTGCCCGCACGACGGCACGGTCTCGCTCAGAAACGTGCAGGGTATCGGCTGGCAGGGGGTGCCGGTGGCCGAAGCGGGGCAGTTCGGCGCGGCCTTCGTGCAGCGCCTCTTCCTCGACGGGCGCGCGCTGGCAACGCCCCCGGGCAAAATGCAGCTGCCCGATCTCAAACGGGCATCGATCACCACGAACAGCGACGTGCCCACCGGTGAGGTGCGCGACATCAACGCGCCGCAACTGCCCGATTTTGGCTATGTTTTTCAGCGGCCAGGCGGCTGCGCTTACCTGGGGGCATCGGACTGGGGCGTCGATAGCGCGGCACAGGGCGAAACCGGGCGCAACGTCAAGACTGAGGTCATGGACGATCCGCGTCGCGAAGCGGGCTGGGCGTCGAGCTCGTTTCCATTTACGCGCACCGAGCAGGCCGAGGTCGAGCGCGCGTTCAAGGCCCAAGGCAAGGACTGGGAGATCATCTCGGTCAGCGGCGCCAATGCGCGCGGCAAGATCATGGTGACACGCTACATGACCGAACAGGAAATGCTCGAACGGGCACGTCGAACGGAAACCAGCAACTCGAATCACTCGGCCATCGTGCTCGACCAGAACGCCTCGTGTTATGCCGCTGCCTTCGATCTGGCTCTCGGACGGTGTCGCAGTTACGATTGGTCGAAGATCGATGGCGGGGCGTTCTGGCAGAAGCTACTGAGGGTGGCGGATTGGCGGGACAGCGACATCAAGTTCGACCGCGACTACTACACGCAGGGCGTTCTTCCTCCAGACATCAAGCAACAAATGAACAAACCACCCACCATCCCCGGCATCGTCAACGAGAGCACGGAGGCCCGCTTGTATTCGTCGGAGCTTCAGAACATTGATGAACGGATCGCCGCGCACGAACAGCACAAGGGGCAATGGCCGAAGCTCGAATGGGAGGAGAAGATGCGCAGCCTGCAGATGCAGCGGAGATCGATTGTTCAGGCGCGCGAGTACGCGCTCGAGAAGCAGTCGCGCTTTCCGGTGGTGCACGGGGAATGA
- a CDS encoding T6SS immunity protein Tli3 family protein, producing the protein MWTLVLAVACIALGRHLFRPPARLAAAALAILALIPWLPSSHAEPPRKPSTQIVYRFDDHRYLELVGYRCEGAINYVDEKRGIHTPMIDQFARVFLPPIMHADDDGDFIFIPYHEPSAFRVSKDHGKTFRDARWVGIIDFGSENIKQITIVNRQAFIETKDGRVFMTSKPFGKGWGMLVVDPVNHLPSTVFSERPEFQDLPTEVPEVKNYKGWTEMHCDPDLQGPPKATLGTHWNAFQADVLAFLGRTVAWPAAWLVRALA; encoded by the coding sequence ATGTGGACCCTGGTGCTTGCCGTGGCGTGCATCGCGCTTGGCCGACACCTCTTCCGGCCGCCTGCCCGATTGGCTGCGGCAGCACTCGCCATTCTGGCCCTGATTCCGTGGCTTCCGTCCAGCCATGCCGAGCCACCGCGCAAACCTTCGACGCAGATCGTCTACCGGTTTGACGATCATCGATACTTGGAGTTGGTGGGCTATCGATGTGAGGGCGCAATCAACTACGTTGATGAGAAGCGTGGCATTCATACGCCGATGATCGACCAGTTCGCGCGCGTGTTTCTTCCACCGATCATGCACGCGGATGACGACGGGGATTTCATCTTCATTCCCTACCACGAGCCGTCCGCGTTTCGGGTATCGAAGGATCACGGCAAAACGTTCCGGGACGCGCGATGGGTCGGCATCATCGATTTTGGTTCCGAGAACATCAAGCAGATCACCATCGTCAATCGCCAGGCCTTCATCGAAACCAAGGACGGGCGGGTTTTCATGACGAGCAAGCCGTTTGGAAAGGGATGGGGAATGCTTGTGGTCGACCCTGTCAATCACTTGCCTTCGACCGTTTTTTCCGAGCGCCCGGAATTCCAGGATCTCCCCACCGAAGTCCCGGAGGTCAAGAACTACAAAGGCTGGACCGAGATGCACTGCGACCCCGACCTGCAAGGGCCGCCCAAGGCGACGCTGGGCACGCACTGGAACGCCTTCCAGGCCGACGTGCTGGCTTTCCTCGGCCGCACTGTCGCCTGGCCGGCGGCGTGGCTGGTGCGGGCGCTGGCGTGA
- a CDS encoding MFS transporter, which translates to MVSVVARILALLSGTVLLLLGVGLLNTLLVLRGAYEGFSDDTLGLMGSSYFAGFLVGTLAVPHLIRRMGHIRAFAFFTAALTAAVLGHLMRIDATVWIVLRVVAGAAIVGLYIVIESWLSSHAGDQLRGRVFAIYMVCNLGALAAAQQLLAIDAPSGYLLFVIAAALVCVAAMPVSATRLAPPEVPAEGRMSLRGCYRKAPVAVVAGVLSGLAMGAFWSLGAVYVRRLGAGETVAADFMTAAILGGVALQWPIGHFSDGSDRRRALVLVALLTTAAAAAMLLVGAGYWPLLAAAFAFGGVAFSLYPIAVAHLIDHLRTEEILSGNATLLLFHGGGAAVGPMIAGALMAHLGPMALPLHFMVMTLLLAGIAFWHTRRRDDVIVDEPAVFVPMVRTSQGALDMMASAEQAAGATTETHTN; encoded by the coding sequence ATGGTTTCCGTAGTCGCTCGCATTCTGGCGCTTCTTTCCGGGACCGTCCTGCTGTTGCTCGGGGTCGGTCTGCTCAACACCCTGCTCGTGCTGCGTGGTGCGTACGAGGGGTTCTCCGACGACACCCTGGGGCTGATGGGGTCGAGCTATTTCGCCGGGTTTCTGGTGGGGACCCTGGCGGTGCCGCACCTGATCCGGCGGATGGGGCACATCCGCGCCTTCGCGTTCTTCACCGCGGCGCTGACCGCGGCGGTGCTCGGACACCTGATGCGCATCGACGCCACCGTGTGGATCGTCCTGCGCGTGGTGGCGGGGGCCGCCATCGTGGGCCTCTACATCGTGATCGAGAGCTGGTTGTCCAGCCATGCGGGGGATCAGCTGCGCGGGCGGGTGTTCGCCATCTACATGGTGTGCAACCTCGGTGCGCTGGCGGCGGCACAGCAGTTGCTGGCCATCGATGCGCCGTCCGGCTACCTGTTGTTCGTGATTGCGGCGGCGCTGGTGTGCGTGGCCGCCATGCCGGTGTCCGCCACCCGGCTGGCACCGCCGGAGGTGCCGGCCGAGGGGCGCATGTCCCTGCGCGGCTGTTACCGCAAGGCGCCGGTGGCGGTGGTCGCGGGCGTGCTCTCGGGGCTGGCGATGGGGGCGTTCTGGAGCCTGGGGGCGGTGTATGTGCGCCGGCTCGGGGCGGGCGAGACGGTGGCCGCCGATTTCATGACCGCGGCCATTCTCGGCGGCGTGGCGCTGCAGTGGCCGATCGGGCATTTTTCCGATGGCAGTGACCGGCGCCGGGCGCTGGTGCTCGTCGCGCTGCTGACGACGGCCGCCGCCGCGGCGATGTTGCTGGTGGGCGCGGGGTACTGGCCGCTGTTGGCCGCGGCCTTCGCCTTCGGGGGGGTGGCATTTTCGCTCTATCCGATCGCGGTGGCGCACCTGATCGACCATCTCCGCACCGAGGAGATCCTGAGCGGCAATGCCACTTTGCTACTCTTTCACGGGGGCGGCGCGGCCGTCGGGCCGATGATCGCCGGTGCGCTCATGGCGCATCTGGGCCCCATGGCCCTGCCCCTCCATTTCATGGTGATGACGCTGCTGCTGGCGGGCATCGCCTTCTGGCACACACGCCGTCGTGACGACGTGATCGTCGACGAACCGGCGGTGTTCGTGCCCATGGTGCGTACCTCGCAGGGTGCGTTGGACATGATGGCGTCCGCCGAGCAGGCCGCGGGCGCCACGACCGAAACCCACACCAACTGA
- the ggpS gene encoding glucosylglycerol-phosphate synthase, which yields MILATDLDGTFLAGDPENRSRLYQLIANHPEITLVFVTGRGLEVVMPLLDDPTIPQPDFIICDVGATVVEGTHLQPIEPIQSAIEGIWPGQHVVANHIGEIPGIRRQKVPQQRRCSYFCDADAVTSELVARVEALGCDLLFSADKYLDVLPRGVNKGSTLVQLVDLLEVPHDEVLVAGDTLNDLGMFEVGFFGVAVGESEQGLFRATRDRSKILHAKHTGCGGILEALSHFGFLGEGAVDAEVAEMAKPGRSELVMVYHRLPYEESWENGELVRRRPTSPNGIMPTLMSFFKGGQRGAWVAWSIHDPEGGRPFETHTVVDRKAYPGLVAARVALTKNDVDVFYKRFSKEAFWPTLHTFWERAHFREEDWEIFLKVNRLFAERTAAEAAEGALVWLHDYNLWMVPAFLRELRPDLRIAFFHHTYFPSADVFNVLPWRREIIGSLMQCDYIGFHIPRQVENFIDAAQGVLPVKVVERKASAPRFRTYGCAVGVDSYATTIEVHNRCIGLGAHPVGLDVGRIEKILADPATDKRLATLRQELAGQRMVLSVERLDYTKGTLQKIEAFERLLDNHPEFHGKVTLVTVCVPAAREMTIYRELQSQIEQAVGRVNGRFSKVGWTPLQFFFRPLPFDEVVSYYAVADVMWITPLRDGLNLVAKEYVATQGLTDGTGVLVLSEFAGAAAELHGTLLTNPHDPVDLEEKIYIGLAMSASTGDPRARMREQFGIVNHNNVQHWGEEFIAAVKAVDTTPLEMREAPAPEGALTGVD from the coding sequence ATGATTCTTGCAACCGATCTCGACGGGACTTTCCTGGCAGGCGATCCGGAAAACCGCAGCCGTCTCTACCAGCTGATCGCGAACCACCCCGAAATCACCCTGGTGTTCGTGACCGGGCGGGGGTTGGAGGTGGTGATGCCGCTGCTCGACGATCCGACCATTCCCCAGCCCGATTTCATCATCTGCGACGTGGGTGCCACCGTCGTCGAAGGCACGCACCTGCAGCCGATCGAGCCCATCCAGTCGGCCATCGAGGGCATCTGGCCGGGCCAGCACGTGGTGGCGAATCACATCGGCGAGATTCCCGGCATCCGCCGCCAGAAGGTGCCGCAGCAGCGACGCTGCTCCTACTTCTGCGATGCCGACGCGGTCACCTCGGAGCTGGTCGCGCGGGTCGAGGCCCTGGGCTGCGATCTGCTGTTCTCCGCCGACAAGTACTTGGACGTGCTGCCGCGCGGGGTCAACAAGGGCAGCACCCTGGTCCAGCTCGTCGACCTGCTCGAAGTGCCCCATGACGAGGTGCTCGTGGCGGGCGACACGCTGAACGATCTGGGCATGTTCGAGGTGGGCTTCTTCGGCGTCGCGGTGGGCGAGTCCGAGCAGGGCCTGTTCCGGGCGACGCGCGACCGCTCCAAGATCCTGCATGCCAAGCACACCGGCTGTGGCGGCATCCTCGAGGCGCTGTCGCACTTCGGCTTTCTGGGCGAGGGGGCGGTGGATGCCGAGGTCGCGGAGATGGCCAAGCCGGGGCGCTCCGAGCTGGTGATGGTCTATCACCGCCTGCCCTACGAGGAGAGCTGGGAGAACGGCGAGCTGGTGCGCCGCCGGCCGACCTCGCCGAACGGCATCATGCCCACGCTCATGTCCTTCTTCAAGGGCGGGCAGCGCGGCGCCTGGGTCGCCTGGTCGATCCACGATCCGGAAGGCGGCCGTCCCTTCGAGACCCACACCGTGGTCGACCGCAAGGCCTATCCCGGGCTGGTGGCCGCCCGCGTCGCGCTCACCAAGAACGATGTGGACGTCTTCTACAAGCGCTTTTCCAAGGAGGCCTTCTGGCCGACGCTGCATACCTTCTGGGAGCGCGCCCATTTCCGTGAAGAGGACTGGGAGATCTTCCTCAAGGTCAACCGCCTGTTCGCCGAGCGCACCGCCGCCGAGGCCGCCGAGGGCGCGCTGGTGTGGCTGCACGACTACAACCTGTGGATGGTGCCGGCCTTCCTGCGCGAGCTGCGCCCCGATCTGCGCATCGCCTTCTTCCACCACACCTACTTCCCCTCGGCCGACGTGTTCAACGTGCTGCCGTGGCGGCGCGAGATCATCGGCAGCCTCATGCAGTGCGACTACATCGGCTTCCACATCCCGCGCCAGGTGGAGAACTTCATCGACGCGGCCCAGGGCGTGCTGCCGGTCAAGGTGGTCGAGCGCAAGGCCAGCGCGCCGCGCTTTCGCACCTACGGGTGCGCCGTCGGGGTCGACAGCTACGCGACCACCATCGAGGTCCATAACCGCTGTATCGGCCTCGGGGCCCATCCGGTGGGGCTGGACGTGGGCCGGATCGAGAAGATCCTCGCCGACCCGGCCACCGACAAACGCCTGGCGACCCTGCGCCAGGAACTGGCGGGCCAGCGCATGGTGCTGTCGGTCGAGCGGCTCGATTACACCAAGGGCACGCTGCAGAAGATCGAGGCCTTCGAGCGCCTGCTCGACAACCATCCGGAATTCCACGGCAAGGTCACGCTGGTGACCGTGTGCGTGCCGGCGGCGCGGGAGATGACCATCTACCGCGAACTGCAGTCGCAGATCGAGCAGGCCGTCGGCCGCGTCAATGGCCGCTTCTCCAAGGTCGGATGGACGCCGCTGCAGTTCTTCTTCCGCCCGCTGCCCTTCGATGAGGTGGTGAGCTACTACGCCGTGGCCGATGTCATGTGGATCACGCCGCTGCGTGACGGGCTCAACCTCGTGGCCAAGGAATATGTGGCCACCCAGGGCCTCACCGACGGCACGGGTGTGCTGGTGCTGTCCGAATTCGCCGGGGCCGCGGCCGAACTGCACGGCACCTTGCTGACCAATCCGCACGACCCGGTCGATCTGGAAGAGAAGATCTACATCGGTCTGGCCATGAGTGCCTCGACCGGCGATCCGCGTGCCCGTATGCGCGAGCAGTTCGGCATCGTCAATCACAACAACGTGCAGCACTGGGGCGAGGAGTTCATTGCCGCCGTCAAGGCGGTGGACACCACCCCCCTGGAGATGCGCGAAGCACCCGCCCCGGAGGGCGCGCTCACCGGCGTCGACTGA
- a CDS encoding FeoC-like transcriptional regulator, which yields MNRLRDTLKQRERASVQELSLALGMTPDALRAMLDTLERKGRVHKLPAQTNCGDCCKCNPDTLDVYAWSAPR from the coding sequence TTGAACCGACTCCGAGACACCCTCAAGCAACGCGAACGCGCCAGCGTGCAGGAACTGTCCCTGGCCCTCGGCATGACCCCGGACGCCCTGCGCGCGATGCTCGACACCCTCGAGCGCAAGGGGCGGGTGCACAAACTGCCAGCGCAGACGAACTGCGGCGATTGCTGCAAATGCAATCCAGACACGCTCGACGTCTACGCCTGGTCCGCCCCCCGATAA